The DNA window gcgGTCACTAGAActcaaattcaattgattagaAAGGCAAAAACATTTATCAGTGCCTGTGAAACAAACTTATTAAGCAGGCAACGGTGACCAAGAATCCAATTATCACTTAACAGAGCTTCAGATTTCAGGGTCAACCATCTCTACAGCCCTCCATCAATCAGGCATTTATGGTTGAAGCCACTcctaaaataaagtaaaatgcaAGTGACCACTTTGGGTCGGGACCCAAATTTGAAGAAACCCTGCCCTAGAGTAAAATAAGTTAAATCTGCAATGTCATTACAGCTTGACATCTTTAATGATATCCTGTTAGTGATTGTTCTGTTGTGTCACTCATAGGTATCTCCCTACTCTAATTTAATGTAATGCATTCAGTACAGTTCACACACCCTTGCTAATATTCAACAGCCTCTGCAACTTTAATGGTTAAGGACACCCAAGTCCTCAGGCAATTCCTAATCTGGGTCAAAATTATATCAAGTAATTGTAGTTGATGGGAtattggcatgagaaacttaacacaacacagatgtgctgactaactctgaaagaaggaccatagacaggacatgttgcctgttactgatgggcccctcacatcctgtccatacattctgtccattcctcctgctaggagttgcccatgtgactgacataggctatatggataggtccattgaccataggttggaatataccatacaagggtctgttgtaggataaacctttcttattggagggtattggaatgtgtaatggttggttatgaccactggccacctcctatgtatccttgcataaaagactgtgttgcctctgtaattatggaggagagagaaatgagaaatggaaggacaacatcatagactcatgctgaataaagatagCTCTCCCCttacttctggttgcatttattttgttcatggatcaatcttggacagaatctaacagagTCGACTTGGTCTGCAAAAGTTCTAAGCAAATATTTTATAGAATGAAAGATGAAGCAAAGACCAGCATGTCAAAAGTTTGATTGTGAGGTAACCACCAACCAAAAAGCAAAAGCAAGCATCCTCCTCAGTTAATTTGTTGAATTTAAATGGGCTTAACATTTTAGCCACAGTCTTGCAAATGTAACATTTCTACACTACACTCCAACAACTTTCTAGTTTCATGCAACTAGACAGCCCAATACATCTCTGAAAGGGAACTCTGGATAATGCCTCAATACCAttaattaagaagaaaaaaaggtaaaaaataCTAAAGAAAACAATATATCCCCTTAAAGATGCTGTGTGTGACTTTTTAACATAATAAtgtacaataaatgtttttccaccttccattttgggctaaatgtttaatatattcttaatatgTGCTTGATGTAGAACTATAATCCCTATCCTACCGCAAAACAAATTAGTTTGAGGCTTGTAGCAGCACATTTCCCAGGTCCTGTTTTGGTTGGACAGCAGCACTTTTATAATAAATGGTCAAAAAACCCTGAGTGCAGTTTTCTAAAATCTGTGGAGTTCACGTAAAAAACATGTTGAACCAATTCAAACGTATTGAATATGGAAATTAAGTTACCCCTCCTATAGCGCCATTGCAATGTGATTAATTACCAATGctattaataataaatgttttttctctccagcTCTGAAGGTGATTGGAGGAAAGAGGACTGTGATCCTGGGTGAAGATGCTGACCTTTTCTGCAGATTGTCTGAGGCTGAGGAGTTTGATCAGATAACATGGCAGAAAGAGACCAGGGAAAATCCCAACAaacataatttctttgtcattcaACCCAATGGGATTACTAAAGACGTGGATGGGTTGATAGGTAGAGTTCTGTTTATTGGGAACACATCAGATTATCTTGGATCGATTCGAATAAGAAATGTCATGCTGTTGGATGAAGGCACCTACACATGCATCTTCAGTGTTTCCAGTGGACCAATCCAAACAGAGATGTCTCTGACTGTGATTGGTAAGGAATTTAATCAAGTCTACATCTGAAGATGTGTAGTTGTTCAATACTCAAATTAATCAAGAGCAGAGACTCAATCTATGTATTCAGTTTgcagatattttttaaatatggtcTTAACCCACACTTAATTTGAAACAAGAATGGCAGATGGTGTCAATATTTTGCCTATTATTTATCAAATGACCTGGGAGCATATACAGTGACTTCCATAATTATTGAGACAGCAATTAATGTTTCCACGTTCAAGTCTGAATTCTtggtttttaaatgaaaattaagagaccaccgcacctttttcgttcctttccaaaaaagttgaaaatgataGTTtcgagtgaggaatagaagtgttcaatttacagtggtctcttaattttaacccttctgttcctcactcaaaacctttccttccaacttttttggaaaggaaagaaatggcagtggtctcttaattttttccagagctgtattttacGGCTCGTTAGGCCAAGAAAGATCCCTGCCGTGAATCACCAAAACCGGCTCACCAAAATGCAGAAATCACCCCAAACTTATTTTGGACATATTTCAACAGGGGGTAGGTGTGGATATTTCAATCACCACCAGTTGCTGATGAATTCACCAGTAGAACAACATAGGCTATACATCAAGGGGTAGCACTGATTGATatctaaaaaatgttttttatgattGGTGTTTTTTGTTAGATTATGTATTGATCCACATAGTGGCATAATGTCTTCTGTTGtctacttgttttatttcttgTCCCAGTTCCTCCAGTGATGTCAGTGACAGGTCACGTCTCTCCTGTTGGGGACAATGAAGTCGTCTTGGTAACCTGCATTGCTGCAGCTGCCAAGCCAAAGGCAGAAGTAATTTGGGACACTGGTGCTTTAAACAAATCATTGAGGTGGGTGACAAACTCCACCCAGCACGCCAACGGCACCAGTACAGTACTCAGCCAGCTTATTGGGCTCCCAACCagaacagccaatcagaaacaggTTCAGTGTGTGGTCAACCAGTCTGCCCTGGAAGAAGAAAGAACCCTCTCCTACACCATAGACATCCACTGTAAGTATAGACTCCTGCCTTCCCAGGCTGTGGGACCAGTAGCCACTCTAACCATTCTGTCTCTATTAGACCCGGTTCTGTCCTACCCAACGCTACTCCGCTACCCTCTGTTCTGGTCTGTAACACATGATGGTTATGTTTTGCTAGAGCACAGCTGTGTGACAGTGTTATGACCTCACCAAGGTTTCTTCATTGTGCTGCTTCCCACTGCTACCAAGTAAACAATTCAGTTGATAAAGGACAAGGTCATAAACTGACTCCATTGTTCATGCGCTGCATCATGTGTTGATACGTTACAATTCGGGGTCCTGAATGACACAGTGGTCTGGTCGCTGCCTGAACTGTGTCCT is part of the Esox lucius isolate fEsoLuc1 chromosome 16, fEsoLuc1.pri, whole genome shotgun sequence genome and encodes:
- the LOC105027889 gene encoding nectin-3-like isoform X6; this encodes MNRIVVSSWPFFVLLVVNTGLRTNTLKVIGGKRTVILGEDADLFCRLSEAEEFDQITWQKETRENPNKHNFFVIQPNGITKDVDGLIGRVLFIGNTSDYLGSIRIRNVMLLDEGTYTCIFSVSSGPIQTEMSLTVIVPPVMSVTGHVSPVGDNEVVLVTCIAAAAKPKAEVIWDTGALNKSLRWVTNSTQHANGTSTVLSQLIGLPTRTANQKQVQCVVNQSALEEERTLSYTIDIHYPPQTVNINASSQDKYFLCVGDGNPKPNYIWSRDVQPWPGSSVRTDGDTLHLLSLSSDLNGLYVCEASNLYGSTTGSLYIHITSGRIFGNF
- the LOC105027889 gene encoding nectin-3-like isoform X1, with protein sequence MNRIVVSSWPFFVLLVVNTGLRTNTLKVIGGKRTVILGEDADLFCRLSEAEEFDQITWQKETRENPNKHNFFVIQPNGITKDVDGLIGRVLFIGNTSDYLGSIRIRNVMLLDEGTYTCIFSVSSGPIQTEMSLTVIVPPVMSVTGHVSPVGDNEVVLVTCIAAAAKPKAEVIWDTGALNKSLRWVTNSTQHANGTSTVLSQLIGLPTRTANQKQVQCVVNQSALEEERTLSYTIDIHYPPQTVNINASSQDKYFLCVGDGNPKPNYIWSRDVQPWPGSSVRTDGDTLHLLSLSSDLNGLYVCEASNLYGSTTGSLYIHITSEISPACWVLLFVILCLIVAAAIFLWSWYRNGKLPCSVASAPAQTDQDYGGVPIRQRVTEDEEEEAET
- the LOC105027889 gene encoding nectin-3-like isoform X5; protein product: MNRIVVSSWPFFVLLVVNTGLRTNTLKVIGGKRTVILGEDADLFCRLSEAEEFDQITWQKETRENPNKHNFFVIQPNGITKDVDGLIGRVLFIGNTSDYLGSIRIRNVMLLDEGTYTCIFSVSSGPIQTEMSLTVIVPPVMSVTGHVSPVGDNEVVLVTCIAAAAKPKAEVIWDTGALNKSLRWVTNSTQHANGTSTVLSQLIGLPTRTANQKQVQCVVNQSALEEERTLSYTIDIHYPPQTVNINASSQDKYFLCVGDGNPKPNYIWSRFQLLEKSSIDNKAKAERRACPVLFLLYFYPLERRECPFNGGCGHRDEMSSHGLGLQSEQMETRCISSVSALI
- the LOC105027889 gene encoding nectin-3-like isoform X4; amino-acid sequence: MNRIVVSSWPFFVLLVVNTGLRTNTLKVIGGKRTVILGEDADLFCRLSEAEEFDQITWQKETRENPNKHNFFVIQPNGITKDVDGLIGRVLFIGNTSDYLGSIRIRNVMLLDEGTYTCIFSVSSGPIQTEMSLTVIVPPVMSVTGHVSPVGDNEVVLVTCIAAAAKPKAEVIWDTGALNKSLRWVTNSTQHANGTSTVLSQLIGLPTRTANQKQVQCVVNQSALEEERTLSYTIDIHYPPQTVNINASSQDKYFLCVGDGNPKPNYIWSRDVQPWPGSSVRTDGDTLHLLSLSSDLNGLYVCEASNLYGSTTGSLYIHITSEMGNCLVQWPVHQHRQIKTMVACPYDNV
- the LOC105027889 gene encoding nectin-3-like isoform X2 — encoded protein: MNRIVVSSWPFFVLLVVNTGLRTNTLKVIGGKRTVILGEDADLFCRLSEAEEFDQITWQKETRENPNKHNFFVIQPNGITKDVDGLIGRVLFIGNTSDYLGSIRIRNVMLLDEGTYTCIFSVSSGPIQTEMSLTVIVPPVMSVTGHVSPVGDNEVVLVTCIAAAAKPKAEVIWDTGALNKSLRWVTNSTQHANGTSTVLSQLIGLPTRTANQKQVQCVVNQSALEEERTLSYTIDIHYPPQTVNINASSQDKYFLCVGDGNPKPNYIWSRDVQPWPGSSVRTDGDTLHLLSLSSDLNGLYVCEASNLYGSTTGSLYIHITSDRSRLWWRAHTTTCDRRRRGRGGNMTLESNLLIYLFARPRKPRIVNVFY
- the LOC105027889 gene encoding nectin-3-like isoform X3, which produces MNRIVVSSWPFFVLLVVNTGLRTNTLKVIGGKRTVILGEDADLFCRLSEAEEFDQITWQKETRENPNKHNFFVIQPNGITKDVDGLIGRVLFIGNTSDYLGSIRIRNVMLLDEGTYTCIFSVSSGPIQTEMSLTVIVPPVMSVTGHVSPVGDNEVVLVTCIAAAAKPKAEVIWDTGALNKSLRWVTNSTQHANGTSTVLSQLIGLPTRTANQKQVQCVVNQSALEEERTLSYTIDIHYPPQTVNINASSQDKYFLCVGDGNPKPNYIWSRDVQPWPGSSVRTDGDTLHLLSLSSDLNGLYVCEASNLYGSTTGSLYIHITSEISPACWVLLFVILCLIVAAAIFLWSWYRNGKLPW